Proteins found in one Fusarium oxysporum Fo47 chromosome V, complete sequence genomic segment:
- a CDS encoding heterokaryon incompatibility protein-domain-containing protein codes for MAEKSLNINYSSLAPTTEIRILILKQGIGDDPIVCTLRPVARDDAEYHALSYEWGDESKNDPFITVNDCKVQIRTNLFDALKTIRQPTENLQLWVDAVCINQSDVWDKSQQVAMMGETFTKAVSVISWLGPAKDDSDLAMDLMSDANSLEANLPSFSKNSRELKALFSLCHRRYWRRVWIIQELYLAKSYVVWCGNRSLPDEVFEESLAALNGSTSPYSDEFKHNPANHHRMARLFRSTTFNNLRRWIWVCLRGDFQCTREQDIIYALLDISEDYRTATGSLKVDYSKTPREVFLQLLQQRGLSTWHPGDEKRWLDLAEKMNLEIDDILRSSVSEIYRG; via the coding sequence GGAATAGGTGATGATCCGATTGTATGCACCCTCCGGCCTGTGGCACGCGATGATGCAGAATACCATGCTCTGTCATATGAATGGGGTGATGAAAGCAAGAACGATCCCTTCATTACAGTCAACGATTGCAAGGTTCAAATTCGCACAAACCTCTTCGATGCCCTGAAGACCATAAGACAGCCAACTGAAAACCTGCAGCTATGGGTTGATGCTGTTTGTATTAACCAGTCGGATGTTTGGGACAAAAGCCAGCAAGTTGCTATGATGGGCGAGACGTTTACTAAAGCAGTCAGTGTCATCTCATGGCTCGGCCCAGCCAAAGACGATAGCGATCTTGCTATGGATTTGATGTCAGACGCCAACTCGCTCGAGGCCAATCTCCCATCGTTTAGCAAAAACTCACGCGAGTTAAAAGCCCTGTTTTCGCTTTGTCACAGAAGATACTGGCGCCGAGTCTGGATCATACAAGAGCTTTATCTTGCGAAGAGCTACGTCGTATGGTGCGGCAACAGGTCTCTTCCCGACGAAGTGTTTGAGGAATCGTTGGCAGCTCTGAACGGTTCGACCAGCCCGTACAGCGACGAATTCAAGCATAACCCCGCGAACCACCATCGAATGGCTCGGTTGTTCCGCTCCActacttttaataatttgCGCCGGTGGATATGGGTCTGCCTCCGTGGTGACTTCCAGTGCACCAGAGAACAGGACATCATCTACGCTCTTCTGGATATATCGGAGGATTATAGGACAGCGACAGGGAGCTTGAAAGTCGACTATTCAAAAACTCCGCGTGAGGTCTTTCTgcagcttctccagcagaGGGGTCTTTCTACGTGGCACCCTGGAGATGAGAAGCGCTGGTTGGATCTCGCAGAAAAGATGAATCTGGAGATAGATGATATTCTGAGGAGTTCAGTATCTGAGATTTATCGTGGCTGA